In Neorhizobium galegae, the following proteins share a genomic window:
- a CDS encoding CDP-alcohol phosphatidyltransferase family protein, with protein METPASPPSSHTDPNRESSHQNEEARGPRLREIPLRLLVPNLITVLAICAGLTGIRLAFEGRYELAVAMVLLAAFLDGIDGRVARLLKATSKFGVQMDPLADIINFGVAPALVSYAFLLDQAHSMGWIAALLYAIAAGLRLARFNVMEDRNIKADWQSEFFVGVPAPMGAMLVLLPVYLGFLGLEATPIFVYASVAYTLLIGYLLVSRLPVWSGKSSRIRRDLMLPIMLAVVLYVALLMSYTWQVLSITVVAYLLVLPLSARAWHRRYGTITIEDESANV; from the coding sequence ATGGAGACGCCCGCCTCGCCGCCCTCGTCGCATACCGATCCCAACAGGGAATCAAGCCATCAGAACGAAGAGGCCCGCGGGCCTCGCCTGCGCGAAATTCCGCTCCGGCTGCTGGTGCCGAACCTGATCACCGTGCTTGCCATCTGCGCCGGCCTGACCGGGATAAGGCTCGCCTTCGAGGGGCGTTACGAGCTAGCGGTCGCCATGGTGCTGCTGGCCGCCTTCCTCGACGGCATCGACGGGCGCGTCGCACGGCTCCTGAAAGCCACGTCGAAATTCGGCGTGCAGATGGATCCGCTTGCCGACATCATCAATTTCGGCGTGGCGCCGGCATTGGTCTCCTACGCCTTCCTGCTTGACCAGGCACATTCGATGGGCTGGATCGCCGCCCTGCTCTATGCGATCGCCGCCGGCCTTCGGCTGGCCCGGTTCAACGTCATGGAAGACCGCAACATCAAGGCGGACTGGCAATCGGAATTCTTCGTCGGCGTGCCGGCGCCGATGGGCGCCATGCTGGTGCTGCTGCCGGTCTATCTCGGCTTCCTCGGGCTCGAGGCCACGCCGATCTTCGTTTATGCGAGCGTCGCCTATACGTTGCTGATCGGCTATCTGCTTGTGTCCCGCCTGCCGGTCTGGTCCGGCAAGTCGAGCCGCATCCGCCGCGATCTGATGCTGCCGATCATGCTCGCCGTCGTGCTCTATGTGGCGCTGTTGATGAGCTATACCTGGCAGGTGCTGTCGATTACCGTCGTCGCCTATCTCCTCGTCCTGCCGCTCAGCGCGCGCGCCTGGCACCGCCGCTACGGCACGATTACGATCGAGGATGAGAGTGCGAACGTCTGA
- a CDS encoding phosphatidylserine decarboxylase, which produces MNLFDTIRNTLVPIHKEGYIFVAAFFIASLILGYIAEPLFWIGLVLTLWCAYFFRDPERAVPQDDDLILSPADGRISHVAMVVPPVELQLGSEPMLRISVFMNVFDCHINRSPVRGQVSRIEYRPGQFVNAELDKASDDNERNGLVIETRHGKVGVVQIAGLVARRIVCWVKPSEPVNAGERFGLIRFGSRLDVFVPAGGQARVSVGQLAIGGETVLAEFGSTKGPIISRRT; this is translated from the coding sequence ATCAACCTCTTCGACACCATCCGCAACACGCTCGTGCCGATCCATAAGGAAGGTTACATCTTCGTCGCTGCCTTCTTCATCGCCTCGCTGATCCTCGGTTATATCGCCGAGCCGCTGTTCTGGATCGGCCTGGTGCTGACTTTGTGGTGCGCCTACTTCTTCCGCGATCCGGAACGGGCGGTGCCGCAGGACGACGACCTCATCCTCAGCCCTGCCGACGGCCGCATCAGCCATGTCGCCATGGTCGTGCCGCCGGTCGAACTGCAGCTGGGTTCGGAACCCATGCTGCGCATCTCGGTGTTCATGAACGTGTTCGACTGCCACATCAACCGTTCGCCGGTACGCGGCCAGGTGTCGCGCATCGAGTATCGCCCCGGCCAGTTCGTCAATGCCGAACTGGACAAGGCCAGCGATGACAACGAGCGCAACGGCCTCGTCATCGAAACCCGCCACGGCAAGGTCGGCGTGGTGCAGATCGCCGGCCTGGTGGCGCGGCGCATCGTCTGCTGGGTGAAGCCGAGCGAACCGGTCAATGCCGGCGAGCGATTCGGCCTTATCCGCTTCGGCTCGCGGCTCGACGTCTTCGTGCCGGCCGGCGGCCAGGCGCGGGTGTCCGTCGGCCAGCTCGCCATCGGCGGGGAAACCGTGCTTGCGGAATTCGGCTCGACGAAGGGCCCGATCATCAGCCGCCGCACGTAA
- a CDS encoding AraC family transcriptional regulator: MDALADVIKLLRPSTVLLGSMSARGRWGVRVPEQPGPTFYFVTEGRCWFRSHDGGPVELQEGDYILSARPLSDSFLSEINAQTELSDDAFKARHTVDGEIRVGDDGSGPATRVLGGLIQCDPANADLLIGLLPRLVHVRATDQTGARLRALVSMILEEAGDTRPGRDAVLCRLIEIMLIETLRREAAWAPHAGLLGGLADPQLAQALGHIHADVARGWTVGELARRVGMSRSVFARRFSETVGVAPVEYLLGWRMALAKDVLLRGRGSLEEIAETVGYKSASAFSTAFSHRVGCPPSEYALHLQAGRK; the protein is encoded by the coding sequence ATGGATGCTCTTGCCGACGTCATAAAGCTGCTTCGCCCGTCCACCGTTCTGCTCGGCAGCATGTCGGCCAGGGGACGGTGGGGCGTTCGCGTGCCGGAACAGCCCGGGCCAACCTTCTACTTCGTCACGGAAGGCCGGTGCTGGTTCAGGTCCCATGACGGCGGCCCCGTCGAGCTGCAGGAGGGAGATTATATTCTCTCGGCCAGACCGCTTTCGGATTCGTTCCTGAGCGAGATCAACGCGCAAACCGAGCTGTCGGACGATGCCTTCAAGGCCCGCCATACCGTAGATGGTGAGATTCGTGTGGGCGACGACGGATCGGGACCAGCCACGCGCGTCCTCGGCGGCCTCATCCAATGTGATCCCGCCAATGCCGATCTGCTGATCGGGCTGTTGCCCCGTCTCGTGCATGTGCGGGCCACGGATCAGACTGGCGCGCGATTGCGGGCGTTGGTCTCGATGATCCTGGAGGAAGCCGGCGACACACGGCCCGGGCGCGACGCCGTCCTCTGCCGCCTGATCGAGATCATGCTCATCGAGACCCTGCGCCGCGAGGCGGCCTGGGCGCCGCATGCGGGCCTGCTGGGAGGACTTGCCGATCCGCAGCTCGCCCAGGCGCTCGGCCATATCCATGCCGATGTCGCCCGCGGCTGGACGGTCGGCGAGCTGGCAAGGCGGGTCGGCATGTCGCGCTCGGTCTTCGCCCGCCGTTTTTCCGAGACCGTCGGCGTCGCGCCGGTCGAATATCTGCTCGGCTGGCGGATGGCGTTGGCGAAAGACGTGCTGCTGCGCGGCCGCGGCTCGCTGGAGGAGATCGCCGAGACGGTCGGCTACAAGTCGGCCAGCGCCTTCAGCACGGCCTTCAGCCACCGGGTCGGCTGTCCGCCGAGCGAATACGCATTGCATCTGCAGGCTGGGCGGAAATGA
- a CDS encoding SDR family oxidoreductase, giving the protein MTKTVLITGCSSGLGKMTARHFAEKGWNVVATMRRADPELANRYPDRILVAALDVAEPVSIEAAIQAGVERFGGLDAVVNNAGVTMVSIFEATPAEAIRHIFETNVFGMMNVIRAALPHLHRRSGGTIVNVGSGVGIAAMPLLSLYSASKQAVEGLSESLSYELASQNIKVRLIQPGAMRSTNFTATGMAASQAAPVPESYKPYFDHMLQSMINYPFASTEEQSVVEAIYAATVDATDRLRYQVGPDVEEYARLRWSTSEDEYRAGMHRLTGHTAWRDMAK; this is encoded by the coding sequence ATGACCAAGACCGTTCTCATCACCGGCTGTTCTTCGGGCCTCGGAAAGATGACCGCCCGCCATTTCGCGGAAAAGGGCTGGAACGTCGTCGCGACGATGCGCAGGGCCGACCCGGAACTTGCCAATCGGTATCCCGACCGCATTCTGGTCGCGGCCCTCGACGTTGCCGAGCCGGTGAGCATAGAGGCCGCCATACAGGCCGGCGTCGAGCGCTTCGGTGGTCTCGACGCGGTCGTCAACAATGCGGGTGTCACGATGGTCTCGATCTTTGAGGCGACGCCGGCGGAGGCAATCCGCCACATCTTCGAGACAAATGTCTTCGGTATGATGAACGTCATCCGGGCGGCCCTGCCGCATCTTCACCGGCGAAGCGGGGGCACGATCGTCAACGTCGGTTCGGGTGTCGGGATCGCAGCCATGCCACTGCTGTCGCTCTACAGTGCCTCCAAGCAGGCCGTCGAAGGCCTTTCCGAGTCGCTCTCTTACGAGCTGGCGTCGCAGAACATCAAGGTCCGGCTGATCCAGCCCGGCGCGATGCGCAGCACCAATTTCACCGCCACGGGCATGGCGGCCTCGCAGGCGGCTCCGGTGCCGGAAAGCTACAAACCCTATTTCGACCACATGCTGCAGTCGATGATCAACTACCCGTTCGCTTCGACAGAAGAGCAGTCGGTGGTCGAGGCGATCTACGCGGCGACCGTCGACGCAACGGACCGCCTTCGCTATCAGGTCGGCCCGGATGTGGAAGAATATGCCCGCCTGCGCTGGTCGACCTCGGAAGATGAATATCGCGCCGGCATGCACCGGCTGACAGGACACACTGCCTGGCGCGACAT